The nucleotide window TTTGAAGTATTATTAATTGCAATGACCGCAGTTTCGTTCTCGTAGGTCCTCTTGAACACAGCCATGCCTTTCTTTTCATAGAGAACTTCCAAATCGCCTCTCCTTAACGAAGGAAGGTCATTGCGCAGCTCACCAATTTTCGTGGTGTAATCAATTAATTCTTTATCAGTCCTGAAGTTCATTTGTCTGCGATTATCCGGGTCTTCCCCGCCATCAAGGGCAATTTCACTGCCATAATAAACAATCGGGATTCCAGGAGCAGTATACATATACGTCAGCGCCATCTTCCATCTCGTTCCCGGGTGCTGTCTATTCTGGACTGCTTTTCTTGTGAACCTAACCATGTCATGGTTATCAATAAAATTACCCATCAATTCAGGATTTTCATAAGTTGCCTTATTTCGCTTCGCTGTCGTTAATAGCCAGTCCAAAGTTTGGTCAGGTTTCTCAAAGGCAGTACGCAGCTGCTCATTCAGTGGAAAATCAACAAAGCCATCGATTCCCGCCTTATCATATTCAGCAATATAATTAGGATCCTCCGACCAAACCTCGCCAATCAAATAAAAATCGTCTTTGACACTTTTCACTTCTTTTGAAAAATCTGCCCAAAACTCAACCGGTACATGACGGACTGTATCAAGCCTGTAGCCGTCAATATCTGTTTCTTCTATCCACCATTTAGCGGCATCTAGTAAATATTCTTTCGTCTCCGGATTTTCCTGTGCTAAATCAGGAAGTCCATACAGCCAGTTATTCTCCAGCTGTTCCTGATCGTTCCAGTCAAAGATATCCTGTTTTTCATGGAACCAGTCTTTCTTGGCTGGGTCATTTACCCATTCGTGTTCCGGAGCGACATGGTTGACAACGAAATCAAGAATGATTTTGATGTCACGATTATGTGCCTCTTTTACAAGCTCTTTGAACTTGTCAACGCTTCCAAAATGCTCTTCTGTATTATAGAAATCCTTAATCCAATACCCATGATAGCCTTTATCGACATTATCGAATACAGGAGTCAGCCAGATAGCAGTAAATCCCATATCCTTAATATAATCCAGTTGGTGAATGATTCCCTGGAAGTCGCCTCCATGATAGGCTTTTGGGTCAGTAGCATTTACATCGAAATCATTGCTATTGTCACCGTTATTAAAACGGTCAACCATTAAAAAGTAAATTGTTTCATCCTGCCATTTGCGTCCTTCTTTTTCAGCGGCACCTACCGGGAGGGCGCTAAAAAGAAGAAACGGAATCAAGATGAAGATGAGAATTTTTTTCATCTCCGGTCCTCCTCAATAATTTAAGCAAAGACCAAATATGGACTTTGCTTAAAATGTGTTTGCCCTAATAGATTATCCTTTTGTTCCGCCTGCCGTCAAACCAGAAACAAAGTATTTTTGGAATGACAGGAACAGGATTGCAATCGGTACGGCGATCAGAACTGCACCGGCAGCAAATGTTGTAAATTCTGCACCGAACTGTTTGGCCACCATATCATACAGCCCAACAGCAAGTGTGTATTTTTCTTCTGTTCTTAAGAGAATTCTCGCGAGGATGAAATCCCCGAATGGAGCGATGAAAGCGAACAATGCCACAACAGCGATAATCGGTGTTGCAAGCGGCATGACGATTTGGAAGAAAATCCTCAAATGTCCCGCACCGTCCATTTTAGCTGATTCATCAAGTTCTTTTGGAATTGTATCAAGGTAGCCCTTCATCAACCAAGTATTCATCGGAATTGCGCCACCAACGTATACAAGGATCAAGCCTAGATGGGTGTCAAGTAACCCAGTCAATAATGCAAGGATGAAAATCGCAATCAGCGCTGCAAAGTTTGGAATCATCTGCAGGATCAAAAATGTCATCAAGCTGTTTTTACGTCCGATAAAACGGTAGCGTGAGAATGAATACGCCGTCAGGCTGACAAGGATGACTGTGAATACCATTGTCAGTACACTTACTTTCAGAGAATTCCAGTACCAGTACAAGTATGCGCTCTGGTTAGTATCGAAAAGTTCCTTATAGTGAGCAAGCGTAGCATTTTTCGGAATGATACTTGAGCCGGACAAGCTTTGTCCAGGATTGAAGGATGAGCCGACAATCCAAAGGAGCGGGTAGATAATAATCGCGAACATGGCTAAAATTACAAGATACGTTAGTGTCAGTCTGATATATTTCTGTCGTTTGATACTCATATTACATCATATCCTCTTCTTGGAATGATTTCGTTCTCTTGAACTGCCATAGAGCTACTCCAATAACGATCAAAGAAAGAAGCATTGTGATGGCAGCAGCTTTGGAATATTGTGCAGATGTCATCGTCAGGCTGTAAATCCACGAAATCAGGATGTCTGTTCCGCCAGCATTTGCTCCAGAAACTGCAGGTCCTCCGCCGTTGAAGAGATAAATGATATTAAAGTTATTGAAGTTGAACGTATATTGCGTAATCAAGATTGGCGCAGTAGCGAAAAGCACGAGCGGCAATGTGATGTTCTTGAATTTCTGTAAGTTTGTCGCGCCGTCCACAGTTGCGGCTTCGTACAATTCTTCCGGAATGGATTGAAGTACCCCTGTGACCATCGCGAAGATGAATGGGAAACCAAGCCAAGTTTGAATCATGATCAAGGCAATTTTGGTGTACATCGCCTCAGTCATCCATGGAATTGGATCAATTCCAAAGAATCCAAGGATGTCACGATTGATGGCACCGAATGATTCGTTAAACATACCAGCGAAAACAAGGATTGAAACGAATGCTGGCACTGCCCAAGGCAAGATAAATACTGTACGGATGATGGCCTTTCCCTTTACATCCTTCTGGTTTACGAGTATCGCCAGGAACATTCCCAAAGCAACCTGGAAAGTTGTTGCGACGAATGTCCAGATGATTGTCCATGATAACACAGAGAAGAAAGTCTGACGCCATGATTCTAACTGGAACAAATCAAAGAAGTTTTTCAATCCTACCCAATCAACCAGCTTAGCAGGCGGTGAGTGGTAAAGATCATAGTTTGTAAATGCGAGCAAGACTACGAAAATGATGGGAAAAACAACAACGAAAATAAGAAGCAGGAACCCCGGTGACATGATTAAGTATGGGAATCCATTGTCAATCAGGTTATTATATTGCTCCTTAACCGTGCTAAGACGTTCTCCCATGTCTCTTTTCAAGCCTGTTTTATATGCATCATTTAAGTTGAATAGATAGAAACCGATTCCAAAGAGCAGGACGATCAGTGCCAGAATCCCCTCAACCAACAAGAAGATGGAATGGTCACGAGGCGTCTGCTCCCCAAGTGTAAACAGTCCCCATAAACCCATGTTGAGCAGGTCTTTAAATACACCGAAGAATGCACCGGTCAAAATAAGAAATGCGATTCCTTTTAAATATTGTTTGTTGTATAGCTGTCCTAGCCCAGGAATGATCGAAAGGGCTGTTGCTATTCTGCGGTGGTTGGTTTGATAGGATTTCTTCTCCATCCTATATTCCCCTTTCTCTTTCTATGTTTTTTAAGGCTCCTAATCGTTAACCCGCTTCCATCGCTTACATAGCCATTCAACACCTTTCAGCTCTATACTAAAAGGTATTGAAAAGAATGATGATGTAATTTCAGAAAGCAATGATTCTTGCGAAGAGACCTTGGTAAAAGCATCAGATGCTTTATGAGAACGAATACATTTCCGAACTGGGGATCTTCTCGACCGCAACATTTATTTATTGTATCGAGATTTTCCTGTTTTCACTCTCATGAAGCACCTGATTAAGTATAAGTCTATTTTAGCGCAACCGTTTGCTCAATGAAAGTCTTTTTTACTGCAGTTTTCGTAAACTTTGTGACTTTCCACATATCGTCTCCTAAAAAAAACAGAAACTGGAATTTCATAGCTGAAAGTATAACAGTACCCCCCAAGGGAGGTACTGTTATACTTTGCTGCTATTATTTTGAGTGGTTTTGCTGAATTTGTTGTTCGATTTGCTTTACAGCAGAATCAAGAGCTTCCTGTGGCTTAGCTTTGCCAGTTACAACTGTTTGCAATGCGCTTGCCATTGGAGACCAAACTTCACCCATTTCCGGGATGTTCGGCATTGGAACTGCGTCTTGAGTTTGAAGTGCAACAGCTTTAGCGCCTTCGTTCTCAGCGATTGCTGGATCGTCAACTAGAGCTACGTTTGTTGGAACTTCAGCTGTTTGTTCGAAACGGTATTTTGCATTTTCGTCGTTAGTGATGTACTCAAGGAACTTAACAGCCCATTCTTGGTTCTTAGAGTAAGAAGAAACGTGCCATCCTTTTACACCCATGAAAGTTTTCATTGGAGTGCCATCAGCGAATTTAGGGAATGGAGCTACACCGAAATCGATGCCTGCATCTTTCATTCCGCCGAATGCCCATGGTCCATTCATTACAGAAGCAACTTTACCTTCGTTGAATAGTCCGTCCATAGCAGATCCGCCGTTTTCACCGATGATTCCATTAGGGAAAAGCTTTTCAGCGTACCACTTCTGGATGTATTCAGTACCTTTTACAGCGCCTTCGTTGTTCAAGCCAAGATCTTGTGGATCAAGAGCTCCGTCTTTTTCGCCGAATACATATCCGCCGTTACCGCCGATTGGAGCGTGTGCAAAGTAGAAGTTATCCCAAAGTGCAAGGAAACCGTATTTGCTGTCTTTAGTGTTAGCTTTTGCGAATTCGTAAAGATCTTCCATTGTAGCAGGAACTTCAGTCATAAGAGCTTTGTTGTAGATGAATACTGGAGTTTCAGCAGACTTAGGAAGTCCGTATAATTTTCCATCAAATGTTTGAGCACCGATTGAAGATTCAGAGAAAGTACCTTTCACTTCGTCGCTTACATTAAGTTCAGCAATGTGTCCCTGAACTGCAAGCTCACCGATTTGGTCGTGTGGAAGAGTGATGATGTCTGGGCCAGTTCCCGCAGGACCGTCAAGACGTAATTGTTCTTTCATTTTAGTTGCCATTTCTACTTCTTTGAAGTCGATTTTGATACCGTGTTCTTTTTCAAAGTCAGCAGCTACTTTTTCAAGCCAGCCAGACTTATCTTTGTCTTCCCAAACTACTAGCTTCTCTGGTTTGGAAGCGTCTTCTGTTTT belongs to Mesobacillus subterraneus and includes:
- a CDS encoding alpha-amylase family glycosyl hydrolase, translating into MKKILIFILIPFLLFSALPVGAAEKEGRKWQDETIYFLMVDRFNNGDNSNDFDVNATDPKAYHGGDFQGIIHQLDYIKDMGFTAIWLTPVFDNVDKGYHGYWIKDFYNTEEHFGSVDKFKELVKEAHNRDIKIILDFVVNHVAPEHEWVNDPAKKDWFHEKQDIFDWNDQEQLENNWLYGLPDLAQENPETKEYLLDAAKWWIEETDIDGYRLDTVRHVPVEFWADFSKEVKSVKDDFYLIGEVWSEDPNYIAEYDKAGIDGFVDFPLNEQLRTAFEKPDQTLDWLLTTAKRNKATYENPELMGNFIDNHDMVRFTRKAVQNRQHPGTRWKMALTYMYTAPGIPIVYYGSEIALDGGEDPDNRRQMNFRTDKELIDYTTKIGELRNDLPSLRRGDLEVLYEKKGMAVFKRTYENETAVIAINNTSNTQNVTLTSDQLEDDKELRGLLADDLVRSKNGEYNLSLEREKAEIYVLAEKTGLNIPYLTVMGAVYAAFFGFIFLLFKRRKRRK
- a CDS encoding sugar ABC transporter permease produces the protein MSIKRQKYIRLTLTYLVILAMFAIIIYPLLWIVGSSFNPGQSLSGSSIIPKNATLAHYKELFDTNQSAYLYWYWNSLKVSVLTMVFTVILVSLTAYSFSRYRFIGRKNSLMTFLILQMIPNFAALIAIFILALLTGLLDTHLGLILVYVGGAIPMNTWLMKGYLDTIPKELDESAKMDGAGHLRIFFQIVMPLATPIIAVVALFAFIAPFGDFILARILLRTEEKYTLAVGLYDMVAKQFGAEFTTFAAGAVLIAVPIAILFLSFQKYFVSGLTAGGTKG
- a CDS encoding carbohydrate ABC transporter permease translates to MEKKSYQTNHRRIATALSIIPGLGQLYNKQYLKGIAFLILTGAFFGVFKDLLNMGLWGLFTLGEQTPRDHSIFLLVEGILALIVLLFGIGFYLFNLNDAYKTGLKRDMGERLSTVKEQYNNLIDNGFPYLIMSPGFLLLIFVVVFPIIFVVLLAFTNYDLYHSPPAKLVDWVGLKNFFDLFQLESWRQTFFSVLSWTIIWTFVATTFQVALGMFLAILVNQKDVKGKAIIRTVFILPWAVPAFVSILVFAGMFNESFGAINRDILGFFGIDPIPWMTEAMYTKIALIMIQTWLGFPFIFAMVTGVLQSIPEELYEAATVDGATNLQKFKNITLPLVLFATAPILITQYTFNFNNFNIIYLFNGGGPAVSGANAGGTDILISWIYSLTMTSAQYSKAAAITMLLSLIVIGVALWQFKRTKSFQEEDMM
- a CDS encoding sugar ABC transporter substrate-binding protein, which encodes MKKALSIFMMLVLMIGALAACGPKEEENTGSKDNGEKTEDASKPEKLVVWEDKDKSGWLEKVAADFEKEHGIKIDFKEVEMATKMKEQLRLDGPAGTGPDIITLPHDQIGELAVQGHIAELNVSDEVKGTFSESSIGAQTFDGKLYGLPKSAETPVFIYNKALMTEVPATMEDLYEFAKANTKDSKYGFLALWDNFYFAHAPIGGNGGYVFGEKDGALDPQDLGLNNEGAVKGTEYIQKWYAEKLFPNGIIGENGGSAMDGLFNEGKVASVMNGPWAFGGMKDAGIDFGVAPFPKFADGTPMKTFMGVKGWHVSSYSKNQEWAVKFLEYITNDENAKYRFEQTAEVPTNVALVDDPAIAENEGAKAVALQTQDAVPMPNIPEMGEVWSPMASALQTVVTGKAKPQEALDSAVKQIEQQIQQNHSK